One window of Perca flavescens isolate YP-PL-M2 chromosome 6, PFLA_1.0, whole genome shotgun sequence genomic DNA carries:
- the znf687a gene encoding zinc finger protein 687a isoform X2: MNSLKPPLYLQSLTSAGHNSSTPPSLHSVSPHLSHSPQKKETCLLSNPSPSPLPKNGSIQAGIKHVMHSDEDDSEPDLGSPLVIQESPEPIMSSPPKFKHRAKLRSEVLGSPETTSYLVSHPPRLPSLAPAKPKPRCEGERRPTTPSSPSTAPHPQTPQGCLPSLSRGSASVQEEKYPEHVIDERDSPESPPPSETGLIVPKRSSSPNSAQTAANIKEVCPQEELMESEPREEERPGGTEELSVKVSGDGENLNEESCGAAAKNPGPASAAETASSPLRPLKVKIKMPKGGITKTVTGVAAKRSGKATTKGVNSSKPSPELHNTRSRRELSQQSQLPAMAMLQVACAATLEGASMVKDKTAVDTKPKVSPTAVSITKAAALPSISVSTPRVSPGGINPRSLGQKTVNSGMALPAPSPLLTPQSGSKPASIVNSTGAIISKTQTNLVEAFNKILNNKNLLPCYKPDLSSPLPAEWGLPLPAQGYRCLECGDAFALEQSLARHYNRRSLRIEVTCNHCAKRLAFYNKCSLLLHAREHKERGLIMQCSHLVMKPVPVEQMIGQQEPTATGLSSSFLAQATPNPTPQPHQAVSKKKAETVQYLSNKCPECQVQFSSKDEVAEHFQEIKPAQTSSCTECSPPMLLPNSCSAAAHQRIHQGGPPHVCPECGGTAKQPLFQTHLDETCLHFARRIGYRCSSCLVVFGGLNSVKSHIQQAHCDMFHKCPTCPMAFKSTPSIQNHISAQHPTLTEGQTMSIYKCVMCDTVFTNKTLLYIHFDTHLTNQKVHVFKCSVCTKLFSQRNSLLDHFKTHKAATLKQELPSAPAAASRSRPSVKLESSDGEEEETVKTERMKTPSVWKCAPCHARYTDREDYITHMAEQHSKKLKKFPCNKCESSFTTTSSMRRHSRDKHKVMNRCFRCHEGKKTFSSRAMLERHIQLRHSMDPLSQDTLMSQGGGDEADSSSEQDGSSGARRRRRGAVKMEQDEESTDGVGPVKKLRSSSTAPATYSLPESGYRCAPCGFTTEDQATFLDHIGQHRRGGTEGGGGGQQCLQCGACFTSKSSLSRHRFITHKVKAASTDNQQSLSVHPAPSPGNSRNHDDKSSLDGSAPASPSSQSSIAQGREEEGTLGCRVCGKQFEKATDLTTHFRTHGMAFINARNAGKTP; the protein is encoded by the exons ACCAAAAAACGGGAGTATTCAGGCTGGAATTAAGCATGTTATGCACTCAGATGAAGATGACTCAGAACCAGACTTAGGAAGTCCACTGGTGATCCAGGAGAGCCCAGAACCTATAATGTCCTCCCCTCCCAAATTTAAACACAGAGCAAAACTACGGTCTGAAGTGCTTGGGTCTCCTGAAACCACTTCCTATCTTGTTTCTCATCCTCCTCGTCTGCCTTCTCTGGCACCTGCAAAACCTAAACCCAGATgtgagggggagaggagacctaCCACCCCCAGTTCTCCCTCCACAGCTCCTCATCCACAGACCCCCCAGGGCTGCCTCCCCTCTCTCAGTAGGGGCTCTGCATCGGTCCAAGAGGAGAAATATCCAGAGCATGTGATCGATGAAAGGGACTCGCCTGAGAGCCCACCGCCCAGTGAGACAGGTCTTATTGTCCCCAAGAGAAGCAGCAGCCCTAATTCTGCCCAAACAGCAGCGAACATCAAGGAGGTCTGTCCCCAAGAGGAGCTCATGGAAAGTGAACCCAGAGAAGAGGAAAGGCCAGGTGGCACTGAGGAGCTGAGTGTAAAGGTGTCTGGAGATGGAGAAAATTTGAACGAGGAGAGCTGTGGCGCTGCCGCTAAGAATCCTGGGCCTGCTAGTGCTGCAGAAACGGCTTCATCTCCATTGCGTCCTCTCAAAGTTAAAATCAAAATGCCTAAAGGCGGCATCACAAAGACTGTGACTGGTGTTGCAGCTAAAAGAAGTGGGAAAGCTACTACCAAGGGTGTAAATAGTTCAAAACCTTCACCAGAACTTCATAACACAAGATCCAGGAGGGAGTTATCACAGCAGTCTCAGTTGCCTGCAATGGCAATGCTCCAAGTTGCCTGTGCTGCAACGCTGGAAGGTGCCAGTATGGTCAAAGACAAAACCGCAGTGGACACCAAGCCTAAAGTTTCCCCAACAGCTGTAAGCATCACCAAAGCAGCAGCCCTGCCCTCTATCTCTGTGTCCACTCCCAGAGTCAGCCCGGGTGGGATCAACCCTCGCAGCCTGGGTCAGAAAACTGTGAACAGTGGGATGGCACTTCCTGCACCTTCACCTCTGCTCACACCTCAAAGTGGCAGCAAACCAGCCTCTATAGTTAACAGCACTGGGGCAATCATATCCAAGACTCAGACCAACCTGGTAGAAGCTTTCAACAAGATCCTCAACAACAAGAACCTGCTGCCCTGTTATAAACCAGATCTGAGCTCACCGCTTCCTGCAGAGTGGGGCCTTCCTCTACCTGCACAG GGTTACCGCTGTTTGGAGTGCGGTGATGCCTTTGCCCTCGAGCAGAGCTTGGCGCGGCACTACAATCGGCGCTCGCTGAGGATTGAGGTGACCTGTAATCACTGCGCCAAGCGTTTAGCCTTCTACAACAAGTGCAGCCTGCTTTTACACGCCAGAGAGCACAAGGAGAGAGGCCTGATCATGCAGTGTTCCCACCTTGTCATGAAACCTGTACCTGTGGAGCAGATGATTGGCCAGCAGGAACCCACGGCAACTG GACTGTCCTCATCCTTTTTAGCCCAGGCCACCCCAAACCCAACACCGCAGCCACATCAAGCAGTATCCAAGAAGAAGGCTGAGACAGTGCAGTACCTGAGTAATAAATGTCCTGAGTGTCAGGTTCAGTTTAGCAGCAAAGACGAGGTGGCCGAGCATTTCCAAGAAATCAAACCAGCGCAAACCTCT TCATGCACAGAGTGTTCCCCGCCCATGCTCCTGCCCAACAGCTGCAGTGCAGCAGCTCATCAACGCATCCACCAAGGCGGCCCACCACACGTCTGCCCGGAGTGTGGGGGCACGGCCAAGCAGCCGCTATTTCAGACACACCTTGACGAGACCTGTTTACACTTTGCACGCCGCATTGGATACAG ATGTTCCAGCTGCCTGGTGGTTTTTGGAGGACTTAACTCAGTGAAGTCTCACATCCAACAGGCTCATTGTGATATGTTCCACAAATGCCCTACCTGTCCCATGGCTTTCAAATCTACTCCGAGCATACAGAACCACATCAGTGCCCAACATCCAACGCTCACTGAAGGACAGACCAt GTCAATCTATAAATGTGTCATGTGTGACAcagtttttacaaacaagacCCTGCTGTACATCCACTTTGACACCCATTTAACCAACCAGAAGGTGCATGTGTTTAAATGCTCTGTGTGCACCAAGTTGTTTTCTCAGAGGAATTCCCTTCTGGACCATTTTAAG ACCCATAAGGCTGCCACATTAAAACAAGAGTTGCCTTCAGCTCCAGCTGCTGCCTCTCGTTCACGGCCTTCAGTGAAGCTGGAGAGCTCagatggagaggaagaagagacgGTGAAGACGGAGAGGATGAAGACCCCCTCAGTGTGGAAGTGTGCGCCTTGCCACGCACGCTACACAGACCGGGAAGACTACATTACCCATATGGCTGAACAACATAGCAAG AAACTGAAGAAGTTTCCTTGTAACAAGTGTGAGAGCTCCTTCACCACCACCTCCAGTATGAGACGTCAcagcagagacaaacacaaagtcatgaaTCGTTGCTTTCGCTGCCA tgagggaaagaaaacattcagcaGCAGAGCGATGTTGGAGAGGCATATTCAGCTAAGACACAGCATGGACCCACTGAGCCAGGACACACTAATG TCACAGGGAGGCGGAGATGAGGCCGACAGTTCCTCAGAACAGGACGGCAGTTCTGGGGCTCGCCGGAGACGGAGAGGGGCTGTGAAGATGGAGCAGGACGAAGAGTCCACAGATGGAGTGGGTCCAGTGAAGAAGTTGCGGTCGTCCTCTACTGCTCCTGCCACCTACTCCCTCCCTGAGTCTGGGTACCGCTGTGCGCCTTGCGGCTTCACCACAGAGGACCAGGCAACGTTCCTGGATCATATCGGCCAGCACCGGCGAGGAGGGACGGAGGGCGGCGGCGGTGGTCAACAGTGTCTACAATGTGGCGCCTGTTTCACATCCAAATCCTCCCTGTCACGCCATCGCTTCATCACCCACAAAGTCAAAGCTGCATCCACTGACAATCAGCAATCCCTCAGCGTGCACCCAGCACCTTCCCCTGGTAACAGCAGGAACCATGACGATAAGAGTTCTCTGGATGGTTCTGCACCAGCATCGCCCTCCTCTCAGTCCTCCATAGCTCaggggagggaagaggagggCACACTTGGATGTAGGGTGTGCGGCAAACAATTTGAAAAGGCAACAGATCTGACTACGCACTTCAGAACTCACGGTATGGCTTTTATCAACGCAAGGAACGCCGGAAAAACTCCCTAA